A part of Methyloprofundus sedimenti genomic DNA contains:
- a CDS encoding AAA family ATPase has translation MIGISIKKFEILLYTASGDYGFKCEFGTGLNVIRGNNSSGKSTLINALIYSLGMEELVGGKGVKVLPYALKEYVEGTEKDKIKISSSYVMVEIENKLGEVITLKRAIVSENKDSKLVEIIQGAYLSKDDSSYKVIPTYLHDKGSAQGNNSGFFSYIEKFMALELPTVAGSNGGEIKLYLQTIFSALLIEQKRGWTDYIANTPYYAIRDVRTKIVEFILDLDIFENERQRAKILSEISQIQKNG, from the coding sequence ATGATTGGAATATCAATCAAAAAATTTGAAATTTTGCTTTATACCGCATCTGGTGATTATGGGTTTAAATGTGAGTTTGGCACAGGATTAAACGTTATTAGAGGTAATAACTCTTCGGGGAAGAGTACATTAATCAATGCCTTAATTTACTCCCTAGGAATGGAAGAGCTGGTTGGGGGCAAAGGAGTAAAGGTTTTACCATATGCGCTAAAGGAATATGTTGAAGGCACTGAAAAAGACAAAATTAAAATATCATCTTCATATGTAATGGTTGAGATTGAGAATAAGTTGGGTGAAGTTATAACATTAAAACGAGCTATTGTTTCTGAAAACAAAGATTCAAAGTTAGTTGAAATTATACAAGGAGCCTATCTATCTAAAGACGATAGTTCTTATAAAGTAATTCCAACATATCTTCATGATAAAGGCTCTGCGCAAGGAAATAATTCAGGTTTTTTCTCGTATATTGAAAAATTTATGGCATTAGAGTTACCTACAGTCGCTGGGTCTAATGGAGGTGAAATAAAACTATATTTACAAACAATATTTTCTGCTCTTCTAATTGAACAAAAAAGAGGTTGGACAGATTATATTGCTAACACACCTTACTATGCAATACGGGATGTAAGAACCAAAATAGTGGAATTTATCTTGGACTTAGATATTTTTGAGAATGAAAGGCAAAGAGCTAAAATATTGTCCGAAATATCACAAATTCAAAAAAATGGGTAG